The region agaatgctaaaaaaaacgcaaaaaaaaaatgcagatttcttgcagaaaatttccggttttcttcaggaaagttctgcaagaaatccggacgtgtgcacatacccttagagtggtGACCTTACAGCATCAAGTAGTAAACATGGTGAATGACATGTATGTACCAATGAGTAGCAGAGCTTTACAGTCATGGTAGTGGAATGGAGGCTTCCCAAGGGTTAACACACAGTAGATGAGATAAATATATATACCTATGTGGTTTGTTGTCTTTTCTGTGTTCCCTCTCTGGAGTCTGTTGGAGAGGGTCTTCTGTCCGatcataataatagtaataataataatcatttttatttatatagcgccaacatattctgcagcactttacaattacgcggggacatgtacagacaataaattcggtacgggttaagacaatttaaacagtgacattaggggtgaggtccctgctcgcaagcttacaatctacaaggaaatggggggacacaataggtgaacagtgctcgttatttcaggtctggcaattataataaatagggattttcatataaagctgcatgattcggtcatcagcccgtgtgtttaagtgcaatagtcaagtaacaagtgcagttatcatgtgcatggagggtgtggagacagatgaatagtagggtgcagattcagaataatatttggaaggtgggaacagggcaaagtcagtttactgagtagttgatttggtaggcttgtttgaagagatgggttttcaaagcgcgcttgagtaggtcggggctaggtatcagtctgatcgtctggggaagtgcattccagagagctggcgcagcacgagagaagtcttggagacggaggtgcgaggttcggattacaggggatgctagtcttaaggtaccttcacacgaagcgacactgcagcaatagcgacaacgatgccgatcgctgcagcgtcgctgtttggtcgctggagagctgtcacacagaccgctctccagcgaccaacgatgccgaggtccccgggtaaccagggtaaacatcgggttgctaagcgcagggccgcgcttagtaacccgatgtttactctggttaccagcgtaaaagtaaaaataacaaacagtacatactcacctgcgcgtcccccggcgtccgcttcctgcactgactgagcgccggcccaaacagcagagcggtgacgtcaccgctgtgcttttactttcactttcacagtcagagcaggaagcggccggcgggggacgcgcaggtgagtatgtactgtttgttttttttacttttacgctggtaaccagggtaaacatcgggttattaagcgcggccctgcgcttagcaacccgatatttaccctggttaccagcgtaaaacatcgctggtatcgttgcttttgctgtcaaacatgacgatacacggcgatctgacgaccaaataaagttctgaactttattcaacgaccagcgatatcacagcaggatcctgatcgctgctgcgtgtcaaacacaacgatatcgctagccaggacgctgcaacgtcacggatcgttgtcgttctcgttgtaaagtcgtttcgtgtgaaggtacctttaggtcatttgtagaacggagggcacgtgtagggcgatagacagagatgagagaagagatataaggcggtgcagaactgtggagagctttgtgggtgagagagatgagattatactggaccctgtagcgaatgggtagccagtgtaatgactggcacaagctggaggcatcggtgaagcggctggacagaaatataactctggctgctgcatttaagatggattggagaggagaaagtttggtaagagggagaccgatcagaagagagttgcagtagtccagatgagaatgaataagagcgaaagTAAGATTCttggcagtttcaacggtgagaaagggtcggattctggagatgtttttaagatgcaggtgacaagagcgagtcagtgatcaagaatatgaccccaagacagcgggcatgctgcttgggagttatggttgaaccctccagggtaatttcgatgttgggaagagtgaggttagtagaagggagaaacacaagaagttccgttttggagagatttagtttcagttagagggaggacatgatgttagagacagcagacagacaatccttggtatttttaattagggtaggggtgatgtccggggaagaagtgtataattgggtgtcatcagcataaagagcatgaggaacccaaatctactgattgtttgtccaataggggccgtgtatagagcgaagaggagggggcctaggactgagccctgcggaaccccgatagtaaggggacgaggagaggaagaggaggcggcAAAGGATacggtgaaggagcggtcagagaggtaggaagagaaccaggagagggctgtgtccttgaggcctatggagcggagcatagtgagaaggatctggtgatccacagtgtcaaatgcggcagagagatccaggagaatcaccagagagcaatgacctttggatttagctgttattagatcattagagactttagtgagggcagtttcagtggagtgttaagagcggaaaccagattgtaaggggtcgagaagagagttatccgagagatagcggattagacgggagtggaccaagcgttccaggagtttagagatgaaggaaaggttagatacaggtctgtagttagcagtgcagttctggtccagggatggctttttaagtaaaggggttatgatggcatgtttaaatgaggagggaaagatacctgaagaaagagaaaggttaaatattttagtcaggtgagtggtgaccactggtgagagagactgcaggagatgtgaaggaatggggtcactgttgcaggttgtaggccaagcagaagcgaggagcttggaaacttcttctcaaacaggctcaaagatgtctagtgagcttgaggtgcggcagggaaggggatccaggcactgaggagattgggctgagatatcctgatggatgtggttgatttttttctaggaaataagtggccagatcctcaccactgagattggtgatgggggcctgtactttaggtttcaggagggagtttaaggtttcaaaaagtcattttgggttgttggattgtgaggtgatgagggtgctgaagtaggattgtttggccatatAACAGGCAgatttataggttttgagcatgaagtcttctgctaagagagattttctccactgccgctctgcacaccttgagcaacgttgaagaaagcgtgtttgcatagtgtgccagggctgccgttgtctgtgtccggtttttctgcgtgtagaaggtgctgcttcatctagggcattcttcagtgtattattgaagtgtgacaatgctaagtctggacaggagagggaggtgatgggggctaaagatgtgtggagactgtccataagctgctgggtgttaatggtacgtgtattccgataagtgtggtaagtggggttgtcctgggtgaggagacaattcttgacagagaaggaaagaaggttgtggtccgagagtgggagaggggagttagtaaagtcgtgcagcgatccggggcgggagaaaaccaggtccagagtcatGGCAGTGATCTAGTGGTTGTCGGTCCTCACACCTGTAATAATACTGTAATCTCCCTCTCCTCAGAATTGTGGACCCCACAGTTTCCCCCTTCCCATTGATGGACTCTGGTGTTGGGAGATTTCTGATGTTGTCTTGCTGGATATTAAACCACCTCCGCATTCCTCCTGTTCATTCCATGGGATTTTCTGAAATTTGGGTCTGATCCTGAGCTGGTCACCCCCCCCCCTGGCCCCTGTAACTTTGTGCTTCTCTTCCCGCAGGCTCTGGTGCAGTGACACCTCTGCCTCTCTTGTGCCTCGGCATGCATTGGGGGCATGCCTCGATGGACGGTGCACTTAGAGGGGGGACCACGACGGGTGAATCATGCAGCGGTGGCTGTGGGACATCGAGTCTTCTCCTTTGGTGGTTACTGCTCTGGAGAGGACTACGAGACTCTCCGGCAGATCGATGTGCATGTCTTCAATGCTGGTAAGAGGGAGTGTAAGCAGCTTGGGAGGTGGAGGTTGCAGGTGCGGTAACTGTGTCATTGGGTGGGTTCCACTATGGGCACCCAACAGGAATGGGTGTGGGAGGCTCCTCTGGTGGCATCCGACGGGAGGGGGTTTGAGAGTTTTGTCTGGGGGAACCTGATGTATGGGTCCACCTTCCAATGCGCTTGAGGCCACAGACATCTGGTCTCTCTTCTTACAGTGTCTCTCCGCTGGCGGAAGCTTCCACTGGCCGGATGTTTCCCGTCCAAGGTCCCTTACATGAGATATGGACACACGGCTGTTCTCGTCGATGATCTTATCTACATCTGGGGGGGCCGTAACGACACTGAGGGGGCCTGCAATGTCCTCTACACCTTCCACACAGGTGACAGACCCTCCTCCCAAAACATCCCCGACCCCCACTGCCTATTCCTGACACTCAGTCTTGTTACAGGCTCAGAGCAGTGGACGACTCCCTCTGTGAGTGGTCACATCCCTGGGGCCCGGGACGGTCACTCTGCCTGCGTGCTGGACAGGACCATGTATATCTTTGGGGGATTTGAGCAGCTGGTGAGACATCTGTTGTGTATTGAGGGGGGTTCTCCTAGCTTCTAGAGAAGGACTCATAGGGTTGCCCATCCCCTGTCTCGCCCACATTATTGATTGTCACTGTGGTCAGGCAGCGGCTCTGAGAATTGCATGTCCTATGTTGCATTACGCTGACTTAACACAGCCAGTCTTGGGCTGTCTCCCGGTGATGGGCACCTTCTGATTACAGGAAAGTAATAATTCTGGAAGTTTACATCTGTGGATGAAGGCAAGTGTAATGTAGCCATGAACTGGAGGAATAAGGGTGCACCAGGCTGTAAACCAAATATTAAATATAGAGAAAGGGTGCAGTGCCTAGTCCAATAATGTATAGAGTAACAAAACGAAGAAGAAAGAATTGGACTAAAACAGGCATGCACAACCATGAAGTATGGAAAAATATAGGAAACCTTTTTATTCAACACCACAACAGTtatcataaaaacatttaaaacaagtgCATACACAACACCCCTATGTAACTGCAATAGTCATATGAATGTACACAAGGAACAGTATATATGATAAATTACAAAGACATGCTCCACCAAATCGACCGTTGGACCTAGCGCCGCCTGATGACCCATATAAACAGCATGGCTACATAGGACTTATACAGTGAGCCTAATGATGAGCCAGAAGAAGAAAGAGAGGTAATGCAATGCTACCTATACTGAAACCCTCAGTTACCAGTTGGAAAGAGGGAAAGGCGCCTGCATGAAAAGGTAACTACAACGCTGACTACCCGGTGCTCCTGTATATATGAAAGGCCAAAATTGCCATGAATACTCAACTGGATCAGGACTGGAGCAAGCCGTGGCCACAAAGTGGCTGAGTAGAAAAAGTCAGGTGGAGACACATGTCAGCAGGAATCGTAAAAATGAAGAGGGGGTGTGTAAGAagagaaccccacgcgtatcgccgccgccgcGTTTACGCCTCCCTGTCCCAGACGGCACACCGGTAAGCACTCAGGGCTTTCTTTAGACTTATATAAAATTGAGGTTGTTCAACATCatacccacttcccctgacgaagccgctgtggTGGCAATACGCGTGGGGTTCTCTTCTTACACACCCCCTCTTCATTTTTACGATTCCTGCTGACATGTGTCTCCACCTGACTTTTTCTACTCAGCCACTTTGTGGCCACGGCTTGCTCCAGTCCTGATCCAGTTGAGTATTCATGGCAATTTTGGCCTTTCATATATACAGGAGCACCGGGTAGTCAGCGTTGTAGTTACCTTTTCATGCAGGCGCCTTTCCCTCTTTCCAACTGGTAACTGAGGGTTTCAGTATAGGTAGCATTGCATTACCTCTCTTTCTTCTTCTGGCTCATCATTAGGCTCACTGTATAAGTCCTATGTAGCCATGCTGTTTATATGGGTCATCAGGCGGCGCTAGGTCCAACGGTCGATTTGGTGGAGCATGTCTTTGTAATTTATCATATATACTGTTCCTTGTGTACATTCATATGACTATTGCAGTTACATAGGGGTGTTGTGTATGcacttgttttaaatgtttttatgataACTGTTGTGGTGTTGAATAAAAAGGTTTCCTATATTTTTCCATACTTCATGGTTCTGCATGCCTGTTTTAGTCCAATTCTTTCTTCTTCGTTTTGTTAATGTAGCCATGAGACTCAGGGAAGGCTGCTTGTCTCCTCCACAGGACATGGTGGTCAGGACTGATCTCTGAAGTCTTCTGCTTTTCTTCACAGGCTGACTGCTTCTCCGATGAGATTCACAAACTGGACACCAAATCCATGATCTGGTCTCTGGTGAGAGCCAAGGTGAGAACCCTGCCATTGTTGCCTTATACCAAGCAGGTGTTAGGGTGGAGGGGGAGGAAGGACTTGGACAGCAGGgaaggggaaggcggcggggcccgGAGGAGGGGGAGGCAGCGTCACAAGAACGGTGGGGCCTGGAGGAGGGGAGGCAGCGTCACAAGAACGGTGGGGCCTGGAGGAGGGGAGGCGGTGGCACAAGCATGGCAGGGCCTGGAGTAGGGGGAGGTGGCAGCGGCACTAGGACTGTGGGGCCCAGAGGAGGCGGCGGCACCAGGACGGTGGTACCAGAGAAGGAAGGGGTGACGAGACTAGAACTGCCCCTACCAGTGCCTATGTATGGGGAGACGAGGCGGACCATAGTCCGATGTGCTTGGTAGTTAAGGCTCCGTCATGCTTTTTGTTATACAAATCTGTAGTGATGCCTTCATCTTATTTGCCCACAGGGTGTGCCAGCTCGCTGGAGAGATTTCCACTCTGCCACAGTCATCGGGAGTAAAATGTTTGTGTTTGGCGGCCGCGCAGATCGGTCTGGTCAACACCACTCAAACAATGAAATCTACTGTAACCGAATCCGAGCGTTTGACTTACTAACAGAGACCTGGCTGGATGCCCCACAATGCTCGCCCCCACCCGAGGGGAGGCGCAGCCACTCTGCATGTGAGAGTATGGTATATGGAGGGGGGTCAGTGAGGGTGTGGTGTATGGTGGTCTGGGGGGTATGTGATGTTTATGGTGGGCTGGGTGTATGCTGTGTTATATGGGCTGGGAGGTAACAGAGGGTACATGTATATAGTGGGGCATGCGAGGGTGCGTTGTATAGTGGAGGGGGGGCACGGGAGGGTGCGGTGTATAGTGGAGAGGGGGCACGCGAGGGTGCGTTGTATAGTGGAGGGGGGGCAAGCGAAGGGTGCGTTGTATAGTGGAGGGGGGGCACGCGAGGGTGCGTTGTATAGTGGAGGGGGGGCATGGGAGGGTGCGGTGTATAGTGGAGGGGAGGCACACGAAGGGTGCGTTGTATAGTGGAGGGGGGGCACGCGAAGGGTGCGTTGTATAGTGGAGGAGGGGCACGCGAAGGGTGCGTTGTATAGTGGAGGGGGGGCACGCGAGGGTGCGTTGTATAGTGGAGTGGGGGCACGCGAGGGTGCGTTGTATAGTGGAGTGGGGGCACGCGAGGGTGCGTTGTATAGTAGAGGGGGGCACGCGAAGGGTGCGTTGTATAGTGGAGGAGGGGCACGCGAAGGGTGCGTTGTATAGTGGAGGAGGGGCACGCGAAGGGTGCGTTGTATAGTGGAGGGGGGGCACGCGAGGGTGCGTTGTATAGTGGAGTGGGGGCACGCGAGGGTGCGTTGTATAGTAGAGGGGGGCACGCAAGGGTGCGTTGTATAGTGGAGGGGGGCACGCGAGGGTGCGTTGTATAGTAGAGGGGGGGCACGCGAGGGTGCGGTGTATAGTGGAGTGGTGGCACGCGAGGGTGCGTTCTATAGTAGAGGGGGGCACGCGAGGGTGCGGTGTATAGTGGAGTGGGGCACGCGAGGGTGCGGTGTATAGTGGAGTGGGGCACGCGAGGGTGTGGTGTATAGTGGAGGGGGGGCACACGAGGGTGTGGTGTATAGTGGAGTGGGGCACGTAAAGGTGCGGTGTATAGTGGAGTAGGACACGTGAGGGTGGTGCGTCGTATAGTGGAGGGGGGCACACGAGGGTGTAGTGTATAGTGGAGTGGGGCACACGACGGTGCGTTGTATAGTGGAGGGGGCACGCGAGGGTGCGGTGTATAGTGGAGCACGCGAGGGTGCGGTGTATAGTGGAGCACGCGAGGGTGCGGTGTATAGTGGAGGGGGCACGCGAGGGTGCGGTGTATAGTGGAGCACGCGAGGGTGCGGTGTATAGTGGAGCACGCGAGGGTGCGGTGTATAGTGGAAGGGGCACGCGAGGGTGCGGTGTATAGTGGAGCACGCGAGGGTGCAGTCTATAGTGGAGAGGGGCATGCGAGGGTGTGTCGTATAATGGAGGGGGGGGCACGTGAGGGTGCGGTGTATATGGTGGGCTAGGGGGTACAGGCGACCACTTATTGCTGGGGTCAACTGACATGCATATGACCTGTATTGCTGCCTCCATATTCTGTTGTAACATCTAAAGCTGCCGTCACCTACTGATTGAGCAACTGCTGCAGATTGTAGGCTGTGGACTGTGGATAGGTTACAGTCGGCCAAGAATGCAGTGTAGAAGACACGTGCTCTGGGGGTCACTGGGGTTTTAATGGAGCGCTGCTCTGGGGGTCATTGGGGTTTTGTCGGAGTGTGGATCTGTGGGTTGCTGGGGTCTCGGTGGAGCCCGGCTCTGTGGGGTCTCGGTGAGGTGCAGCTCTGGGGGTCGCTGGAGTATCAGTGGTTGCAGCCAGTAACGCGGCTATCTTGCAGTCACCTACCGGGGGGAGCTGTATGTGTTTGGTGGCTACAACGCGCGGCTGAACCGTCACTTTCAGGACCTGTGGAGGTACACACCAGGTAGGTGCTGAGTGCTGACTATCCTGCTGTCGGGACCCCGTGTTTCCATCATTATGGTCTCTCTCTTCTTAGAGGCCGGCCGTTGGCAACGTGTGGAGGTGCAAGGAAAAGGCCCCTGCGCTCGGCGGCGGCAATGCTGCTGCATCGTGGGAGACAAAATCCTGCTGTTTGGAGGCACCAGGTAAAGGAGGCCGAGCTTGAGGAGTCTCTTAGGTACCAAGATATTCGTACACAAGGAGGGGATTGCGAGAGGGCCTTTGTGGGGGGATCAGTGGTGAGAATTGGGGGACGAGAGTGACTGGAGTGGACGTAATGAACATTTTATTATATTCCTACTGCAGTCCGAgcgagagaccaggatggatgaacacagaacttaatcacttgttataacggaaaaaagaaatgtatatcaaatggaaagagggggcatatctaaacAAGAATATCATGCTGTCTGtggggaatgcagggcaagagttagaagagctaaagccagaaaTGAAGTGAGGCTTGTGAGGGAGACCAAAAGCGGCAAAAAAGGATTttaggggtatgtcaaaagcaagagaaaagtcaaagatgctataggatttttacaggatgaaacggGTGAAgtagtcaaaaatgatgttgagaagccgAACTttaaaattcctattttgcatccatgttctctaagaaagcaaatgtaacatcaactgatcttcacggggcCACCGAAGGAATAAAAATCCatactatccataaacagagagatgagGGAACTCtgagctaatttacatgaatttacatctcctggtccagatgaattacatcccagggtactgaaagagttagcagaggaaattgcaaaaccactagccagaatctttgaaaaatcctggaaaacaggagaagtcccagaagattggaaaagggcaaatgtccttatcttcaaaaaaggaaagaagatggagccagaaaTATGCAagacagtgagccttacttctataccagaaaTGATCTTTGAACAAATTTGTTACAcaccatgtatgtaagtacttggataagaatacagtaatttaccagagccagcatgggtttgtagcaaacaagtcatgtctgacaaatctaatttccttctatgatgtaatcactgactgggtggatcagggaaatgcggtagatataatatatctcgacttcagcaaagcatttaataAAGCATCTCATACTattaaaaaaatgaccaagtatgggattgacaacgcTACAGTTTGGTGGATAAATAAGTGGATCAGTGATCATActctaataaatggttgcacatccaattagaaaagtgtttcaagtggggtaccacaaggctctgtcctggagccAGTGGTgttaaacatttttataaatgatctagataagggaaccgaATGTAaagtaatcaaatttgcagacgatgcaaattcTAGGGGGGATAGCAAACACTAAAGAAGATAgatgattcagaaggatctaggtaAGTGTCAGCAATGGGCAGTGACtattagaatggtatttaacagggagaaatgcaagattctacatctggccaAAAAAGACGAAaattacagaatgggaggaacagaactaagcaacagcacgtgtgacaaagacttgggtatactaatagatcacagactgcacgagtcaacagtgtgatgcagcagcaaaaaaggcaaacacagttctaggatgtataaagagaagcatagagtctatatcacgtgaagtaattatccccctctactcctccttgatcaGGCCTcgtctggaatactgggtccagttctgggcacatttacaaaaaaaaaagacattgaaaaactggagcaagttcagagtagagctaccaggatggtgagcggactgcaaagtatgtcctacgaggaacggttaaagcatctgggaatgtttagctgcaaaaaagaagaataagaggagacctaatagctgtctacaaatatctgaagggctgtcacagtgtagagggatcatcattattctcatttgcacatggaaacacgagacgcaatgggatgaaactgaaagggagaagatacagattagatattagaaaaatgtttgacagtgaggatgatcaatgagtgggacaGGCGGCCACGAGCAGTGGTGAGTTgtccttcagtggaagtcttcagaggctggacagacatctgtctgagatggtttgtgaatcctgcattgagcagggggttggacaagacGACCCtgggggtcccttccaactctagcaaGAAAAAATATATCTATATTCTTACACAAGGAGGGGATTGTGAGAGAGGCTTTGGGGGGGTGGGAGTGGTTAGAACTGGAGGGACGGGAGTGACTGGAGGGGACGTAATGAACATTTTATTATATTCCTCCTGCAGTCCGTCCCAGGACCAGAACCTCCAGGACGAGTTCTACCTGATGGATCACTCCGACCTCTACATCCTAGACTTCAGTAAGTTGTGGGGGAAGCGAGGGTCTGGGGCATTGTAGGTGGAGGTTGTGAAGGGTCTGTGCCATTGTAGGTGGAGGTTGTGAAGGGTCTGTGCCATTGTAGGTGGAGGTTGTGAAGGGTCTGTGCCATTGTAGGGGGAGGCTGTGGTATTGTAGGTAGGGGGTTGGGATAGGCAGTGGGCTGCTGATGGAAGGTGGTTGGGCCTCCTTTCCTGTTGCCACTGCTTTGTCCTTGGTCGCATTGGTGGGTGGTGGATGTTCTTTTCCAGAGTTAGTAGTCCCGCTGCATCGTGGGAAGCTTCAGCCCTTTATTAACCCTAAGAGGGGAGGTGACACATTGGTGTACTGGGAATGTGCTCCTGCCGCTCTGGAGGCCAGCTGCTGCCACCCAGCCGGGGCCGCTCACGTCTTCTGTCGATTCCAGGTCCTAGTCTGAAGACGCTGTGTAAGCTGGCCGTGCTGCGGTACAGTCTGGACCAGTCCTGGCTGCCACACGACATCAGGTGCGGGTACTGGGGGGCTCTTAGGATGTGCGGACCCTCATATTTTCGGACTCATTAACCTCTTTGTTCTCTGCTTTGCAGGTGGGAGCTGTCAGCCATGACCACAAACAGCAACATCAGCCGCCCCCTGCTCTCATCTCACGGATAAGACTGCGCCGCACGGAGCGTCTCTGGTGTCGTCTCTGGTGTGTGCGCCGCATGAGAATCTTAtttcataaaaaattaaaaattaattatCAACACTCTGCTCCATCCTGCCATATGTGAAAATAGATGCAATCCACAATGCA is a window of Ranitomeya variabilis isolate aRanVar5 chromosome 2, aRanVar5.hap1, whole genome shotgun sequence DNA encoding:
- the KLHDC3 gene encoding kelch domain-containing protein 3 produces the protein MPRWTVHLEGGPRRVNHAAVAVGHRVFSFGGYCSGEDYETLRQIDVHVFNAVSLRWRKLPLAGCFPSKVPYMRYGHTAVLVDDLIYIWGGRNDTEGACNVLYTFHTGSEQWTTPSVSGHIPGARDGHSACVLDRTMYIFGGFEQLADCFSDEIHKLDTKSMIWSLVRAKGVPARWRDFHSATVIGSKMFVFGGRADRSGQHHSNNEIYCNRIRAFDLLTETWLDAPQCSPPPEGRRSHSAFTYRGELYVFGGYNARLNRHFQDLWRYTPEAGRWQRVEVQGKGPCARRRQCCCIVGDKILLFGGTSPSQDQNLQDEFYLMDHSDLYILDFSPSLKTLCKLAVLRYSLDQSWLPHDIRWELSAMTTNSNISRPLLSSHG